The genomic segment TATATTTCTCTGGAACAAGAGATTAAATCCTTACATAATTACATCCTTCTGCAGCAGATGCGGTATCAGGATGTGTTTGATTTTGAAATCAAGACTGGAGATCTGGATCTGGATAATGTAATGATTCCTCCTATGCTGATACAGCCATTTGTGGAAAATGCCATTGAGCATGCTTTTAAAAATTTATCCCACAAGGGGCAGCTGCGAATTTCGTTCAGGGAAGATGATGAACAATTGCATATTACAGTCAGCGACAATGGATGGGGCGTGCAGATGCATACGGAGCAAGTGAAACACAAGACATCTTTATCACAAACGATTACCAGAGAACGTCTTGAACTATTGTTTGCAGAAGCAGAAGCCAGGGCCAGAATTGAAATAACACCAAATTATAACGAAGATAAAAGCGGTTATAAAGTGGACATTTATATTCCGCTTGTTTTATTTTAATTGAGACTACGATGATGAAAGTTTATGTTCTTGAAGATGAGTATAATATATACTTATATGTTAAGTCCCTGCTGGACAGTATTCCTTATGTGAGGCTGGTTGGTTATAGCCCGAGCATTGCGCAGGCAGAGCGCGAGTTGCCAGCAGCAGATCCCGATTTGATTTTAGCTGATATCCAGCTTAAAGACGGTTCGAGTTTGTCTTTTCTTTCCGAGTTAAAATTGGATATCAGTACCATTTTTATAACGGCATTCAACCAGTATGCGATTGAAGCATTAAATATTGGTGCCATTGCCTATCTCCTCAAGCCATTGGTTCCGGATCAATTTGTCGAGGCCATCGAAAAATGCTATAAAAAAAATAGCGAGTTTCGATTCAATAGTTGGCAGCTAGCTATGGCCGAAAATTATCTGAAGACCCCCGACAAACCACGTAAAATAGCATTGCGGACTTTTGAATTTACACAAATAGTTCATATTGATGATATTCTGTACTGCCAGGGCGACAAGGGGTATACCACATTTTATATAAAGGATAATAAACCAATGATGGTTTCCAAAGTGCTTAAACACTTTGAAACCATGCTTCCTGAAACCGAGTTTATACGATGTCATCAGTCTTATCTGATCAATGCAAACCAAATCAAAAAATATTATAAGGATGGACAACTGGAAATGGCGGATGGCAAAATGATTCCTGTGGCTACACGAAAAAAAGATGTCATTCAGCAGTTTTTGAATGATATTTAATTGTGCGGATCAGATACTGGTCTGGACATAACAAACAGCTGCTCGCGTCTTTAGTTTGATGAAAAACTAAAAATTATAGCAATTTAGTTTTATACTAAATATTTTAGTATTAAATTTGCTTAGATTTTAAGATGGAGGAGGCATGAAATCAAATGAGAAACAAGCTTTAATCAGCAAGTTGAAAAAAGATTTGCTGTTGTGGCAGGGAATCCCGCAGCGATCAGCCGACTTGCTTCAGATGGGATTGGGGCCATTAGAGGAAGCCTTTCCTAATGGTGTTTTTCCGCGTGGAGCAATTCATGAATTTGTCAGTTTTGATCGGATAGGTGCCGCGGTTTCCTGTGGTTTCATCAGTACTTTGCTAGGCAAGCTGATGCAGAATCATGGTGTCTGTATCTGGATAAGTACTTTTCACACTTTATTTCCAGCTTCTCTGAAAACCTTTGGCGTGGTTCCGGAAGATGTGATATTTGTGTGCATGCAGCGGGAGAACGATGTTTTATGGGCAATGGAAGAGGCATTAAAATGTGAAGGCATCACGGCTGTACTGGCAGAAGTTCACCATTTGAATTTTGTACAGTCCAGGCGTCTACAGCTGGCGGTTGAAAAAAGCCGTGTAACTGGGTTTATTCTGCAGCATAATCCTCGGCAATTGGGTGCAACCACCTGTGCCGCCCGATGGAAGATTTCTTCACTGCCCAGCATCACAGTTGACGGATTGCCGGGAATAGGCTATCCGGGCTGGAACGTTGAACTGTTGAAAGTGCGGAATGGTCAGCCGGGCTGCTGGCAGTTTTGCTGGACAGCAAATGGTTTTGAAGCCATTACGAAAGAGAAAAAAGTTATTGCAGACTGGGGTGGACGTTACCAAAATTTCAGTTTGGCATGAAAAAGCGATTTGCATCACTGTGGTTTCGTCATCTTAAAACAGATTGGATGACAGTGTGCCGACCTCGGCTGGCTGAAATACCTTTTGTTTTAGCTATTTCTACACATGGAAAAATTGTCGTGAGTGCAAGCAGTCCGTTAGCCGAACAGGAGGGAGTCTTTCCGGGCATGGGCATCGCCGATGCAAAAGCTATTTTACCTGATTTAAAAGTCATCCATGAACGTGTCGGACTGGAACAAAAGCTGCTTCATGCCATAGCACATTGGTGTATCCGGTATACGCCGGTTGCAGCTCTGGACCTCCCTGATGGTATTGTAATGGATATCAGTGGTTGTGCGCATCTCTGGGGTGGAGAAAAGGCTTATTTGGAGCATATTATCTCGAGATTAAAGCAGCATGGCTATGATGTACGCATGAGTATTGCAGATAGTATAGGTGGAGCATGGGCCGTAGCTCGTTATGGACAAGGTGATCCTATTGTTGTGCCCAAAACACTTTCTGAAGTGTTGAAAACTATGCCCGCACAGGCATTGCGGCTAGAACCCACCGTTTTGCAACGTCTTCAGGCCCTTGGATTAAAAACGATAGGAAGTTTCTCCAACATGCCGCGTGTTGCTTTGCGCCGGCGTTTTGGTCATCATTTGCTGCTCCGATTGGATCAGGCAATGGGGAATACGGATGAGTTTATTATGCCCATTAAGCCGATTGTTCCCTATGAAGAACGTTTACCTTGTTTAGAGCCCATCCAAACGGCTAAAGGGATTGAGCTAGCCGTCCAGGAACTACTGGTGAGAATCTGCACCCGTTTGTTGAGTGAAGGTAAAGGCCTGCGGGAAGCTGTGCTGCTTTGTCATCGCATGGATGGCAAAATAGAACAGGTCGCTATTGGAACCAATAGGGCAACCGCACAGGTGCAACATCTGTTTCAGTTATTTGCTCTTAAGATTTCCCAGATTGAGCCTGGATTAGGTATTGAGCTGTTTGTGCTGGAAGTACCCAAAGTGGAAGAGGCGCCCTCAGTCCAGGAGAATCTTTGGAGCGATCGTATCGGACTGGATCATCCGGCACTGACAGAACTTCTGGACCGGCTGAAGAGTAGAGATCCCAGCTGTGATATTTCCCGATATCTTCCTGCTGCGCGTTACTGGCCAGAAAGATCCATGCAGGCCGCCTGTTCACTTCAAGAACGGTCTACTGTTGACTGGCAACAGGGACGTCCCCGGCCAACCCGATTGCTGCATACGCCGGAGCCTATCGTTGTGACAGCACCAATTCCAGATTATCCTCCCATGCTGTTCCGCTATAAAGGGCGCGTCCATACCATTAAGAAAGCAGACGGGCCCGAGCGGATTGAACGGGAGTGGTGGATAGACAAAGGTGAACACCGTGATTATTATGCTGTTGAAGATGAAGAGGGCCAACGTTTTTGGCTTTATCGCTCGGGGCATTACGACGAGAGTTTGCCCAAGCAATGGTTTTTACATGGTTTTTTTGCTTAAGGATGGCTTATTGTGAACTACAGATCACCAGTAATTTTACTTTTTTACAGGGGGCTTCCCATCCCGAGGAACTGATTGAGCGTGCCGCACAGTTGGGCTATAGTGCTGTCGCTCTGACCGACCGGAATAGTTTTGCTGGCATGGTCCGCGCACATATTGCTGCAAAAAAGTGGGGGCTCCGGCTAATTCCTGCTTGTAGGCTGGATTTGCTGGATGGTCCAAGTTTGTTGGCTTATCCAAAGGATAAAGATGCTTATGGTAGGCTGTCTTCTTTATTGACAATAGGTAATCTTAGAGCTGAAAAAGGTAAATGTGAGCTGTACCGTGCCGATGTCTATCCATACAGTGAAGGTATGCAGTTTATCGTATGTCCACCAGATCGCCTGACAGCTTCATTCGAACTGGATCAATTCTTTATTGATAGGGTAAAAGAATATAAAAAGCATTTGACGGACACACTTTATCTGGGCATGAAAAGGTTATACCTAGGGGATGATGCCAAATTACTGTTCAGGATCCAGCAGCTTGGCGAACGGTTGTCGATTCCTACTGCCGCTTTGGGGGATGTTTACTACCATATACCTGAGCGGCGTGAACTACAGGATATTTTGACCTGTATCCGGGAAAAGTGCACGATTCATAACGCGGGATTTAAGCTTTATCCGAATGCAGAGCGATATTTGAAGCCCATGGCAGAAATGGAGCGTCTGTTTGGAGCTTATCCTGAGGCTATTGCGCGCACGGAAGAAATAGCGCAGGCCTGCCAGTTTTCATTGGATGATTTAAAATATGTGTATCCAGACGAACTGTCGTCTCCAGGGCGTACTGTGCAGGAAGAATTGGCTCATTTGACATGGGAAGGTGCCAAAGAAAAATTTCATGGTCAAATTCCAGATGCCGTCAGGGAAACCATACAGATGGAACTGGATTTTATTGAACAGAAAAATTATGCCTCTTATTTTCTGACGGTCTATGATTATGTACGCTTTGCGAAAGAAAGAGGAATTTTATGTCAGGGAAGAGGCTCTGCTGCCAATTCTACTATTTGTTATTGTCTGGGGATTACCTCTGTAGATCCAGGGCAGTTTAGGCTACTTTTTGCACGTTTTATGTCCGATGCACGGGACGAGCCGCCTGATATAGATGTTGATTTTGAACATGAACGCCGTGAGGAGGTGATTCAGTATATTTACGAAAAATATGGCCGTAACCGTGCCGCTATTGTGGCGACAGTCACGCAGGTCCGTTCCAAAGGCGCCATCAGGGATGTCGGAAAAGCTATGGGCCTCTCTGTGGATGCTGTAAGCCGATTGGCCGCTGTGGTGAGTAGCCATTGGGACGATTATATTGATCTGGACCGTTTGGCTGAGCAGGGGTTTGATCCAGAGGATATCCATCTTCGAAAAGTGCTGGAATTAACTCATCAATACATTGGTTTCCCGCGGCAATTGGGACAGCACACAGGAGGTTTTGTCATTACACAAGGTAATTTACATGAACTTTGTCCATTGATAAATGCCAGGATGGATAACCGGACTAATCTGGAGTGGAACAAAGATGATCTGGAGGCTCTTGGATTTCTAAAGGTAGACGTATTGGGACTGGGTATGCTGACCTGCGTGCGTAAAGCTTTTGATCTTGCTAAAAAACATTATGGTCTGGACCTGTCCCTGGCCGAAATCGGTGCAACAGAGGATTCGAAAGTGTATGACATGATCTGTCATGCGGATACTTTGGGTGTTTTCCAGATTGAAAGCCGTGCTCAAATGTCGATGTTGCCCCGATTGCGGCCTCGAGAGTTTTACGATCTGGTCATTG from the Sphingobacterium thalpophilum genome contains:
- a CDS encoding Y-family DNA polymerase — translated: MKKRFASLWFRHLKTDWMTVCRPRLAEIPFVLAISTHGKIVVSASSPLAEQEGVFPGMGIADAKAILPDLKVIHERVGLEQKLLHAIAHWCIRYTPVAALDLPDGIVMDISGCAHLWGGEKAYLEHIISRLKQHGYDVRMSIADSIGGAWAVARYGQGDPIVVPKTLSEVLKTMPAQALRLEPTVLQRLQALGLKTIGSFSNMPRVALRRRFGHHLLLRLDQAMGNTDEFIMPIKPIVPYEERLPCLEPIQTAKGIELAVQELLVRICTRLLSEGKGLREAVLLCHRMDGKIEQVAIGTNRATAQVQHLFQLFALKISQIEPGLGIELFVLEVPKVEEAPSVQENLWSDRIGLDHPALTELLDRLKSRDPSCDISRYLPAARYWPERSMQAACSLQERSTVDWQQGRPRPTRLLHTPEPIVVTAPIPDYPPMLFRYKGRVHTIKKADGPERIEREWWIDKGEHRDYYAVEDEEGQRFWLYRSGHYDESLPKQWFLHGFFA
- a CDS encoding LytR/AlgR family response regulator transcription factor; amino-acid sequence: MMKVYVLEDEYNIYLYVKSLLDSIPYVRLVGYSPSIAQAERELPAADPDLILADIQLKDGSSLSFLSELKLDISTIFITAFNQYAIEALNIGAIAYLLKPLVPDQFVEAIEKCYKKNSEFRFNSWQLAMAENYLKTPDKPRKIALRTFEFTQIVHIDDILYCQGDKGYTTFYIKDNKPMMVSKVLKHFETMLPETEFIRCHQSYLINANQIKKYYKDGQLEMADGKMIPVATRKKDVIQQFLNDI
- a CDS encoding ImuA family protein; its protein translation is MKSNEKQALISKLKKDLLLWQGIPQRSADLLQMGLGPLEEAFPNGVFPRGAIHEFVSFDRIGAAVSCGFISTLLGKLMQNHGVCIWISTFHTLFPASLKTFGVVPEDVIFVCMQRENDVLWAMEEALKCEGITAVLAEVHHLNFVQSRRLQLAVEKSRVTGFILQHNPRQLGATTCAARWKISSLPSITVDGLPGIGYPGWNVELLKVRNGQPGCWQFCWTANGFEAITKEKKVIADWGGRYQNFSLA
- a CDS encoding error-prone DNA polymerase, with product MAYCELQITSNFTFLQGASHPEELIERAAQLGYSAVALTDRNSFAGMVRAHIAAKKWGLRLIPACRLDLLDGPSLLAYPKDKDAYGRLSSLLTIGNLRAEKGKCELYRADVYPYSEGMQFIVCPPDRLTASFELDQFFIDRVKEYKKHLTDTLYLGMKRLYLGDDAKLLFRIQQLGERLSIPTAALGDVYYHIPERRELQDILTCIREKCTIHNAGFKLYPNAERYLKPMAEMERLFGAYPEAIARTEEIAQACQFSLDDLKYVYPDELSSPGRTVQEELAHLTWEGAKEKFHGQIPDAVRETIQMELDFIEQKNYASYFLTVYDYVRFAKERGILCQGRGSAANSTICYCLGITSVDPGQFRLLFARFMSDARDEPPDIDVDFEHERREEVIQYIYEKYGRNRAAIVATVTQVRSKGAIRDVGKAMGLSVDAVSRLAAVVSSHWDDYIDLDRLAEQGFDPEDIHLRKVLELTHQYIGFPRQLGQHTGGFVITQGNLHELCPLINARMDNRTNLEWNKDDLEALGFLKVDVLGLGMLTCVRKAFDLAKKHYGLDLSLAEIGATEDSKVYDMICHADTLGVFQIESRAQMSMLPRLRPREFYDLVIEVAIVRPGPIQGDMVHPYLRRRSGEEDTDYPNPEIREILRKTLGVPLFQEQAMEIAIVAAGFTPAEADELRRSMATFKSKGQVSVFRKKMVDGMVKKNYSEEFALRVFQQLEGFGSYGFPESHAASFALLVYVSSWIKCHYPDIFAASLLNSQPMGFYQPAQIVIDAQKHGVKVLPIDINHSFWDNTLEGEQGRPHHLRLGLRQIKGFSEEDAVLLTLRRGLGYTSIFSMLETGLSLAALELLADADAFRSLGIDRRRALWEISALGDCPIGLFERQPVQCPDDSHIELPLLSQSQHVVADYARTSLSIKAHPVSFLRSRLNTLHVVPTGKLNQIKNNMPVRVCGLITVRQRPGTSKGVLFVTIEDETGFANLVVWSKVFEKYRKEILRAKLLMVAGRLQVEGEVIHVIVQHCFDMSGLLGELTAEQEDVYNVFHKGRNFH